A genomic region of Vespa crabro chromosome 19, iyVesCrab1.2, whole genome shotgun sequence contains the following coding sequences:
- the LOC124430629 gene encoding arrestin domain-containing protein 4, translated as MTRKLSKFLILFDNTNLLYFPGHFLSGRVLIELDDEAYVSGLHFHVVGEGVVRVRSQRAERVYDKENYIDFRMRLLGEPGEGPSLLSPGIHSFPFKLGLPLGLPSTFLGKHGWVQYYCKAALREPGGLTHKNQQVFIVMNPIDLNLEPPILAQPARQEIEQRVGVSCVSSGPVLCRVSLDRGGYVPGETIGISATVNNRSKVTMKSTKASLTETIQYLCRGKVLASETRELASVSRGKIRPGEGEEWLNEQMYVPPLPPTNLRGCHLINVLYHVYFVISPKSLNKEIKLQIPIVLATYPLRQEGAPAGTAPSKRGAHYPSTLPIFRPWLDDKAFEIQE; from the exons ATGACGCGTAAATTGAGCAAGTTCTTAATACTCTTCGACAATACCAATCTACTTTACTTTCCTGGTCATTTTTTATCCGGTCGTGTGCTTATCGAGCTTGACGATGAGGCATA CGTCTCTGGACTGCATTTTCACGTTGTTGGCGAAGGAGTTGTTCGTGTTCGTAGTCAACGTGCTGAAAGGGTCTACGATAAAGAGAACTATATAGATTTTCGAATGAGACTTCTCGGCGAACCGG GCGAAGGACCGTCGCTTTTATCACCGGGGATTCACAGTTTTCCTTTCAAATTGGGTTTACCTTTAGGCTTACCATCAACCTTCTTGGGCAAACATGGCTGGGTTCAATATTATTGCAAAGCTGCATTACGAGAACCAGGTGGATTGACCCATAAAAATCAACAGGTTTTCATCGTTATGAATCCAATCGATTTGAATCTCGAGCCACCGATTTTAGCG CAACCAGCGAGGCAAGAGATCGAACAACGCGTTGGTGTATCATGTGTCTCGAGTGGTCCGGTTTTATGTCGAGTAAGTTTAGATCGTGGCGGATATGTACCTGGTGAAACCATCGGAATCTCTGCTACCGTTAATAATCGTAGCAAG GTTACGATGAAATCGACGAAAGCATCTCTGACCGAAACGATTCAATATCTATGTCGTGGTAAAGTACTTGCGAGTGAAACTCGAGAACTAGCTAGCGTTTCAAGGGGAAAAATTCGACCAGGCGAAGGCGAAGAATGGTTGAACGAACAAATGTATGTTCCACCATTACCACCCACGAATTTGAGAGGGTGTCATTTGATCAACGTACTGTATcatgtttat TTTGTTATAAGCCCAAAGAGCTTGAACAAGGAAATAAAACTACAGATACCAATTGTACTAGCCACTTATCCGCTCAGGCAAGAAGGAGCACCGGCAGGTACAGCGCCTTCTAAACGAGGAGCTCATTATCCTTCAACGCTGCCAATTTTTAGACCATGGCTCGATGACAAAGCTTTTGAGATACAGGAATGA